In Zonotrichia leucophrys gambelii isolate GWCS_2022_RI chromosome 14, RI_Zleu_2.0, whole genome shotgun sequence, a single window of DNA contains:
- the RAB40C gene encoding ras-related protein Rab-40C: MRGRMGTQGSPVKSYDYLLKFLLVGDSDVGKGEILESLQDGASESPYAYSNGIDYKTTTILLDGRRVKLELWDTSGQGRFCTIFRSYSRGAQGILLVYDITNRWSFDGIDRWIKEIDEHAPGVPRILVGNRLHLAFKRQVPTEQARAYAEKNCMTFFEVSPLCNFNVIESFTELSRIVLMRHGMEKIWRPNRVFSLQDLCCRAIVSCTPVHLIDKLPLPVTIKSHLKSFSMANGMNAVMMHGRSYSLASSGGGSSSKGNSLKRSKSIRPPQSPPQNCSRNNCKIS; the protein is encoded by the exons ATGAGAGGCAGGATgggcacccagggcagcccGGTGAAGAGCTACGATTACCTGCTCAAGTTCCTGCTGGTGGGCGACAGCGACGTGGGCAAGGGGGAGATCCTGGAGAGCCTGCAGGACGGCGCCTCCGAGTCCCCCTACGCCTACAGCAACG gaatTGACTACAAGACCACTACTATCCTGTTGGACGGCAGAAGGGTCAAGCTGGAACTCTG ggACACCTCAGGGCAAGGAAGATTTTGCACTATTTTCAGATCCTACTCCAGGGGAGCCCAG GGAATTCTCTTGGTGTACGACATCACTAATCGCTGGTCCTTTGATGGGATAGACCGATGGATAAAGGAAATAGATGAG CAcgccccaggtgtgccccggATCCTGGTGGGGAACAGGCTGCACCTGGCCTTCAAGCGGCAGGTGCCCACGGAGCAGGCGCGCGCCTACGCCGAGAAGAACTGCATGACCTTCTTCGAGGTGAGCCCCCTGTGCAACTTCAACGTCATCGAGTCCTTCACGGAGCTGTCCCGCATCGTCCTCATGCGCCACGGCATGGAGAAGATCTGGAGACCCAACCGAG TGTTCAGCTTACAGGACCTGTGCTGCCGAGCCATCGTGTCCTGCACCCCGGTGCACCTCATTGACAAGCTGCCCTTGCCCGTCACCATCAAGAGCCACCTGAAATCCTTCTCCATGGCCAACGGCATGAACGCCGTGATGATGCACGGCCGCTCCTATTCCCTGGCCAGCAGCgggggcggcagcagcagcaaagggaacAGCTTGAAGAGATCCAAATCCATCCGGCCgccccagagccccccacaGAACTGCTCGCGCAACAACTGCAAGATCTCTTAG